A single genomic interval of Methyloceanibacter caenitepidi harbors:
- the lon gene encoding endopeptidase La encodes MNEQDQNLTTESLQKSEETTESPTAAGRAESAYPELPNDAVILLPTRNAVLFPGVVAPLMVGRPQTVAGAQAAAQAGKPVGVLLQSDPSADAPGPDQLNRVGTMAEIMRYVTSPDGAHHLVVRGMNRFKVLEILDGYPFLAARIEEVGGSEVFSTELAARVHQLRERAREALSLLPNAPDELAGALEQIESPSMLADFIANVMDISPPEKQGILETFDVSDRIDKVLRELVQQIEVLRLSKQIGEQTQESLSGRQREHILREQLRQIQKELGEGEDGEAEIAELREAIDKAEMSEEAETQAKKELRRLERMPEASAEHGMIRTYLDWLIELPWSKLSEETIDIAEARRILDEDHYGLPKVKQRILEYLAVRKLNPDGNSPILCFVGPPGVGKTSLGQSIARAMGRQFGRISLGGVHDEAEIRGHRRTYVGALPGNIVQALRKAETRNPVFMLDEMDKLSASFHGDPSAALLEVLDPAQNSTFRDNYLGVPFDLSKVMFIGTANVLDQIPAPLRDRMEVIEIPGYTEDEKVEIAKRYLVRRQLEASGLTPEQCEITEEALRTIIDGYTREAGVRNLEREIGAVCRHVAMQIAEGGQSNMRIDVDDLHGILGARKVDNEVAMRTSVPGVATGLAWTPTGGDILFIECTKVPGKGRLILTGQLGEVMKESAQAALSLLKVRAGHLGIEQSVFDTSDIHLHVPAGAIPKDGPSAGVAMFIALTSLFTGRTVRSDIAMTGEISLRGLVLPIGGVKNKVLAAVRAGIKTVMLPERNRRDFEDIPEAAREAVKFVWMSTVDDALAAALSPPEVPADSPNDLSDDQRRLASG; translated from the coding sequence ATGAATGAGCAAGACCAAAACCTGACCACCGAAAGTCTGCAGAAGAGCGAGGAGACCACCGAGTCCCCGACCGCCGCCGGACGGGCCGAGTCGGCCTATCCCGAGCTGCCGAACGATGCGGTCATTCTGCTGCCGACGCGCAACGCGGTGCTGTTTCCGGGCGTGGTCGCCCCCCTGATGGTTGGCCGCCCCCAGACCGTCGCCGGTGCGCAAGCCGCCGCGCAAGCCGGCAAACCCGTCGGCGTGCTGCTGCAAAGCGACCCGAGCGCCGACGCGCCGGGCCCCGACCAGCTGAACCGTGTCGGCACCATGGCCGAAATCATGCGCTATGTGACGTCGCCCGACGGCGCTCATCATCTCGTCGTGCGCGGCATGAACCGCTTCAAGGTTCTGGAGATCCTCGACGGATATCCGTTTCTCGCGGCGCGGATCGAGGAGGTCGGCGGATCCGAGGTGTTCTCGACCGAGCTTGCGGCCCGGGTGCATCAGCTGCGCGAGCGCGCGCGTGAGGCACTGTCGCTCCTGCCCAATGCGCCGGACGAACTCGCCGGCGCCCTCGAGCAGATCGAGTCGCCCTCCATGCTGGCCGACTTCATCGCCAATGTCATGGATATCAGCCCGCCCGAGAAGCAGGGCATCCTCGAAACGTTCGACGTGTCCGACCGCATCGACAAGGTGCTGCGCGAACTCGTGCAGCAGATCGAGGTTCTGCGCCTGTCGAAGCAAATCGGCGAGCAGACGCAAGAGTCGCTGTCCGGGCGTCAGCGCGAACATATCCTGCGCGAGCAGCTTCGCCAGATCCAAAAGGAGCTTGGCGAGGGCGAAGACGGCGAAGCCGAGATCGCCGAGTTGCGCGAGGCCATCGACAAGGCCGAGATGTCCGAGGAAGCGGAGACGCAGGCCAAGAAGGAACTGCGCCGCCTGGAGCGCATGCCCGAGGCGTCCGCCGAGCACGGCATGATCCGCACCTACCTGGATTGGCTGATCGAGCTGCCCTGGTCGAAGCTCTCTGAGGAGACGATCGACATCGCCGAGGCGCGCCGCATCCTCGATGAAGATCACTACGGCCTGCCGAAGGTGAAACAGCGGATCCTGGAGTATCTTGCCGTCCGCAAGCTCAACCCCGATGGCAACAGCCCGATCCTGTGCTTCGTCGGCCCGCCTGGCGTCGGCAAGACCTCGCTCGGCCAGTCAATCGCGCGCGCCATGGGCCGCCAGTTCGGGCGGATCAGCCTCGGCGGCGTTCATGACGAAGCGGAGATCCGCGGCCACCGGCGGACCTATGTGGGCGCCCTGCCCGGCAATATCGTGCAGGCGCTGCGCAAGGCCGAGACGCGCAATCCCGTCTTCATGCTCGACGAGATGGACAAGCTGAGCGCCAGCTTCCATGGCGATCCGTCCGCGGCGCTGCTCGAGGTCTTGGATCCTGCGCAGAACAGCACGTTCCGCGACAACTATCTCGGTGTCCCGTTCGACCTGTCGAAGGTGATGTTCATCGGGACGGCGAACGTGCTCGACCAGATTCCTGCGCCCTTGCGCGACCGCATGGAGGTCATCGAGATCCCCGGCTACACCGAGGACGAGAAGGTCGAGATCGCCAAGCGCTACTTGGTGAGGCGGCAGCTCGAAGCGAGCGGCCTCACCCCGGAACAATGCGAGATTACCGAAGAGGCGCTGCGCACGATCATCGACGGCTACACCCGCGAGGCGGGCGTCCGTAATCTCGAGCGCGAGATCGGCGCCGTCTGCCGTCACGTGGCCATGCAGATCGCCGAAGGCGGCCAATCCAACATGCGCATCGACGTGGACGACCTGCACGGCATCCTGGGCGCCCGCAAGGTCGACAACGAGGTGGCCATGCGGACGTCGGTACCCGGCGTCGCCACGGGCCTCGCCTGGACGCCGACGGGTGGCGATATTCTCTTCATCGAGTGCACGAAAGTGCCCGGCAAGGGCCGGCTCATCCTGACGGGTCAGCTCGGAGAGGTGATGAAGGAAAGCGCGCAAGCCGCTCTGTCTCTTCTAAAAGTCCGGGCTGGACACCTTGGGATCGAGCAGAGCGTGTTCGATACCTCGGATATCCATCTGCACGTCCCTGCGGGCGCCATCCCCAAGGACGGGCCGAGCGCGGGGGTGGCCATGTTCATCGCCCTCACCTCGCTCTTCACCGGGCGAACCGTTCGTAGCGACATCGCCATGACCGGCGAAATCTCGCTGCGCGGCCTCGTGCTGCCGATCGGCGGGGTGAAGAACAAGGTCCTCGCGGCGGTCCGCGCCGGGATCAAAACCGTGATGCTGCCCGAACGCAATCGCCGGGACTTCGAGGATATTCCGGAAGCCGCGCGCGAAGCGGTCAAGTTCGTCTGGATGTCGACCGTGGACGACGCGCTGGCCGCGGCTCTGAGCCCCCCGGAAGTGCCCGCCGACAGCCCCAACGACCTGTCCGACGATCAGCGCCGGCTGGCCAGCGGCTAG
- a CDS encoding aminoglycoside N(3)-acetyltransferase has protein sequence MERLGRDLVALGVAPGDTLMLHVSLRAIGSIENGPDGLLAALTAAVGPDGTLLMILSADIAHDWVNKRPEAERAALLADAPVFDPLEAPAFSEVGFFADVFRTAPGTRVTDNPSGRFGARGLLAETLLRDAPWHDYYGPGSPLERLCEAGGKILRIGANPDTTTVLHYAEYLADVPGKRRVRRHYRCQGAGGPVIRAVECLDDEDGIVLVDGEDYFACILKVYLALGRARRGQVGNAPAELIDANDITTFGARWMTETFAR, from the coding sequence ATGGAGCGGCTTGGGCGCGACCTTGTGGCGCTCGGCGTCGCGCCGGGCGACACGTTGATGCTGCACGTCTCGTTGCGCGCCATCGGCTCCATCGAGAATGGCCCTGACGGCTTGCTCGCGGCGTTGACTGCCGCCGTGGGGCCGGACGGCACACTCCTGATGATTTTGAGCGCGGACATCGCCCATGACTGGGTCAACAAGCGGCCCGAGGCGGAGCGCGCGGCCCTCCTTGCGGATGCGCCGGTGTTCGACCCGCTGGAGGCCCCGGCCTTTTCGGAAGTCGGATTTTTCGCCGATGTCTTCCGAACGGCGCCCGGAACGCGCGTCACCGACAACCCGTCCGGCCGGTTCGGGGCGCGGGGGCTGCTCGCCGAAACGCTTCTGCGCGATGCGCCTTGGCACGACTATTATGGTCCCGGGTCGCCGCTGGAGCGGCTCTGCGAAGCGGGCGGCAAAATCCTCCGCATTGGCGCGAACCCGGACACCACCACTGTCCTGCACTACGCGGAGTATCTGGCCGACGTGCCCGGCAAGCGGCGCGTACGCCGTCACTATCGCTGTCAGGGGGCGGGCGGGCCGGTCATCAGGGCTGTGGAATGCCTCGATGACGAAGACGGCATCGTTCTCGTCGATGGCGAGGACTATTTTGCCTGTATTTTGAAGGTCTATCTGGCTCTCGGCCGTGCGAGGCGTGGCCAAGTGGGAAACGCGCCTGCCGAACTGATCGATGCCAACGACATCACCACTTTCGGGGCTCGGTGGATGACGGAGACGTTTGCCCGATAG
- a CDS encoding acetamidase/formamidase family protein, translating to MLCNHTIHQHHHHFGWDNAIEPILTVRPGETVEIETIDASAGQVGPDTTLEQFLARDSSRVNPVTGPIYIEGAEPGDAVAVTFKDFEPSGWGWTANIPGFGLLADQFPEPALHIWKYDARTLAPALFGASAAVPLRPFCGTVGLAPAKPGVHSVIPPRRVGGNLDIRDNAVGTTLYLPVEVAGGLLSLGDTHAAQGDGEVCGTAIESPMVVAIEIGLIKHAGLAYPRFETRGPVSRHLDEAGYRATTGVGPDLMQAARDAVSGMVDWLCASTNMAAVDAYMLCSVCADLRISEIVNAPNWTVSLYFPKMVLR from the coding sequence GTGCTCTGCAATCATACGATCCATCAGCACCACCATCATTTCGGCTGGGACAACGCCATCGAGCCCATCCTGACCGTGCGGCCAGGCGAGACGGTCGAGATCGAGACCATCGATGCCTCGGCGGGGCAGGTGGGGCCCGACACTACACTCGAGCAGTTCCTCGCGCGGGATTCCTCTCGCGTGAACCCCGTGACCGGGCCCATCTATATCGAGGGCGCGGAGCCAGGGGACGCGGTCGCCGTGACCTTCAAGGATTTCGAGCCGTCCGGGTGGGGCTGGACCGCCAATATTCCGGGCTTCGGCCTTTTGGCCGATCAGTTCCCCGAGCCCGCGCTCCATATCTGGAAGTACGATGCGCGGACGCTGGCGCCGGCCCTGTTCGGGGCGAGCGCTGCCGTCCCCTTGCGGCCGTTCTGCGGCACGGTTGGCCTCGCGCCCGCCAAGCCGGGCGTGCATTCGGTGATCCCGCCGCGCCGGGTTGGCGGCAATCTCGATATCCGCGACAACGCCGTCGGCACGACGCTCTACCTGCCGGTGGAGGTCGCAGGCGGCTTGTTGTCGCTCGGCGACACCCATGCTGCCCAGGGGGACGGGGAGGTGTGCGGGACAGCCATCGAGAGCCCCATGGTCGTCGCGATCGAGATCGGCCTGATCAAGCATGCGGGGCTCGCCTATCCGCGTTTCGAGACGCGCGGGCCGGTGTCCCGCCATCTGGACGAGGCCGGGTACCGGGCCACGACGGGGGTCGGTCCGGATCTGATGCAGGCGGCGCGGGACGCCGTCTCAGGGATGGTCGATTGGCTTTGCGCCAGCACAAATATGGCCGCGGTGGATGCGTATATGCTGTGCAGCGTCTGTGCCGATCTGCGGATCAGCGAAATCGTCAATGCCCCCAACTGGACGGTTTCGTTGTATTTTCCGAAGATGGTGCTGCGCTAG
- a CDS encoding SEL1-like repeat protein: protein MARLELGTVLGSQFEPAVQAGGADALFELGMLYATGRDVDVDLVTAHKWFNLSAARGNESARDYRLELAREMTTDQISEAQRQAREWLQTH from the coding sequence ATGGCACGATTGGAACTTGGAACAGTCTTGGGCAGCCAGTTTGAGCCTGCGGTTCAGGCCGGCGGAGCGGATGCGCTGTTCGAGCTTGGAATGCTGTATGCGACGGGGCGCGACGTGGATGTCGATCTCGTCACCGCGCACAAGTGGTTCAACCTGTCGGCGGCGCGCGGCAACGAGTCCGCGCGTGACTACCGGCTGGAGCTGGCTCGGGAGATGACCACCGATCAGATCTCCGAAGCCCAACGCCAAGCGCGCGAGTGGCTTCAGACCCACTAG
- a CDS encoding glycosyltransferase family 39 protein, translating into MASSVMPVQVCIARPEERLCPPWCLSAVVLFGALYGLVHTALRLAYSDNLSLDAAPANILGQTLALGYQERQPPVYEWLLWSVQQATGPGLAGFLIIKYGLLTATFVFFYLIARRLFDDRRWVVLASLSPLLLYQIGWNIHEGVTHSLVMTCAIAASFWAFMRLVERGRLGDYVLFGLVAGLGLLTKYGFVAYLIILCVCALLQPALRARLFDMRMLASVGVAAAIAAPFGYWLVANHHNLVQVFDSTVAPMASDRLTATMTGIVTASYAPFGFLFPLDAILLVMFPALLPEVWSRITRGVQPRNLAHAGADWPLLLLHMTVAGFAFLFLGAVLTGASNYLERYMHPFFLLTPLWLLWVAAQDAPARRPAVMGAVLLAVTLAVVPIRAVYLAKAMGPNCHHCRLAVPYEGLAKELKARGFGGGTLIVMDRNDGGNLRPLLPEARIVSLRRPYHLPPVRPQDLAAPAVVVWRPSHAEDLWSLAAPAIRQINGKVVGKPKTLHVPWTTLGSASQPKAWEWRIALVQPSAASRR; encoded by the coding sequence ATGGCGTCGTCAGTGATGCCGGTGCAGGTCTGCATCGCGCGCCCAGAAGAGAGACTTTGCCCACCCTGGTGCCTTAGCGCGGTTGTGCTGTTCGGCGCACTTTACGGGCTGGTGCACACGGCTCTCCGGCTTGCCTACTCCGATAATCTTTCGCTCGACGCTGCTCCCGCCAATATTCTCGGCCAGACCCTTGCGCTCGGTTATCAGGAGCGCCAGCCGCCGGTCTACGAGTGGCTGTTGTGGTCGGTGCAGCAGGCGACGGGTCCGGGTCTAGCGGGCTTCTTGATCATCAAGTACGGCCTGCTCACCGCGACATTCGTATTTTTCTATCTGATTGCGCGTCGGCTGTTCGACGATCGGCGCTGGGTCGTGCTCGCGAGCTTATCGCCGCTGCTGCTCTACCAGATCGGGTGGAACATCCACGAAGGCGTGACGCACAGCCTTGTGATGACCTGCGCCATCGCCGCGTCGTTCTGGGCCTTTATGAGACTAGTGGAGCGCGGACGGCTTGGAGACTATGTGCTCTTCGGGCTCGTGGCGGGCCTCGGTCTCCTCACCAAGTACGGCTTCGTCGCCTATCTGATCATTCTTTGCGTTTGCGCGCTTCTTCAGCCCGCGTTGCGGGCCCGGCTCTTCGATATGCGCATGCTGGCGAGCGTGGGTGTCGCCGCCGCGATAGCCGCGCCGTTCGGCTACTGGCTTGTTGCCAACCACCACAACCTCGTCCAGGTCTTCGACAGCACGGTAGCGCCCATGGCCTCGGATCGTTTGACCGCGACCATGACCGGGATCGTCACCGCGAGCTATGCGCCGTTCGGTTTTCTCTTCCCCCTCGATGCCATTCTGCTGGTGATGTTTCCGGCCCTTCTGCCCGAGGTGTGGTCGAGAATCACGCGCGGCGTACAGCCCCGGAATCTCGCACACGCAGGGGCTGATTGGCCGCTCTTGTTGCTACACATGACCGTCGCCGGCTTCGCCTTCCTGTTCCTCGGAGCGGTGCTGACGGGCGCCTCGAACTATCTCGAGCGCTACATGCATCCCTTCTTTCTGCTCACGCCGTTGTGGCTGTTGTGGGTCGCCGCACAAGACGCCCCGGCGCGCCGACCGGCGGTGATGGGCGCCGTGCTGCTGGCAGTCACGCTTGCGGTCGTGCCGATACGCGCGGTGTACCTCGCCAAGGCTATGGGGCCGAACTGCCATCACTGCCGCCTCGCTGTGCCGTACGAGGGGCTCGCCAAGGAACTGAAGGCACGCGGCTTCGGGGGCGGAACGCTGATCGTCATGGACCGCAACGATGGCGGCAATCTACGCCCGTTACTTCCCGAGGCGCGCATCGTCTCGCTTCGCCGGCCGTATCACTTGCCCCCCGTGCGGCCGCAGGATTTGGCCGCCCCGGCTGTCGTCGTGTGGCGTCCATCCCACGCGGAGGACCTCTGGTCCCTGGCTGCGCCGGCCATCCGGCAAATCAACGGAAAGGTCGTCGGTAAGCCGAAGACCTTGCACGTGCCGTGGACGACCCTCGGTAGCGCATCCCAGCCGAAAGCCTGGGAGTGGAGGATAGCGCTCGTGCAGCCCTCGGCGGCGTCGCGGCGCTAG